The following proteins are encoded in a genomic region of Ostrea edulis chromosome 7, xbOstEdul1.1, whole genome shotgun sequence:
- the LOC130046484 gene encoding complement C1q-like protein 4 yields MKIVLVSLFLSSFLFLCFVDIVEGDKQVDNRLKALKSLIYNNADTTVKLDSKALKQLIQLSTTGNVPNRKRVSFSVYPTSKHLRLGNGQTAIYDGILTNDGNGYDVRTGVFTCPVAGTYMFVVDCLSPTPTWIHIVLNKKVVGSVHITIVNEGVSWQQLSRTVILKARKGDHVKVVNGAKSGVIHTGHYSGFSGTLLY; encoded by the exons ATGAAAATCGTGCTTGTTTCACTATTCCTAtcatcttttttgtttctttgtttcgTTGATATTGTTGAAGGAGACAAACAGGTTGATAACAGACTGAAGGCCTTAAAGTCTTTGATCTACAACAACGCTGATACCACAGTCAAACTGGATTCTAAAGCACTGAAACAACTCATCCAGTTATCGACAACGG GAAATGTCCCAAACCGCAAACGAGTGAGTTTTTCCGTTTATCCTACATCAAAACACCTGAGACTTGGGAATGGGCAGACGGCGATATATGACGGAATCCTGACGAATGATGGAAATGGATATGACGTCAGAACAGGAGTGTTCACGTGTCCTGTAGCGGGTACCTACATGTTTGTTGTCGATTGTCTCTCTCCTACACCAACATGGATACATATTGTACTGAACAAGAAAGTGGTAGGATCTGTTCATATAACAATTGTTAATGAAGGGGTATCTTGGCAGCAGTTGAGTAGAACTGTTATTTTAAAGGCAAGAAAAGGTGACCACGTTAAAGTAGTTAATGGTGCGAAAAGCGGCGTCATCCACACGGGCCACTACTCTGGTTTCTCTGGAACTTTACTGTACTGA